A genomic region of Colletotrichum destructivum chromosome 5, complete sequence contains the following coding sequences:
- a CDS encoding Putative Acyl transferase domain superfamily, GroES-like superfamily, beta-ketoacyl synthase has protein sequence MEDIAIIGMACRFPGNATSPEKLWEMMVQKKSAWSEFPGNRLNIDGYYHPSGDRQGSISFRGAHFIKDDIAAFDASVTGLRMEDLRGSPTAVYVGSFVKDYEQICLRDMDWQPQYAATGTGNALMSNRVSYTYDFKGPSMTIDTGCSGSLVAVHLAAQALRAGDCSIALAAGAGLIFTPNTMMPMTALNFLSPDGKCFAFDSRANGYGRGEGIGFVVLKKISDAVRDNDTIRAIIRGTHVNQDGLTPGITLPSKEAQVANIRSLYSKHNLDMKQTAFVECHGTGTQAGDFRELKAISETFGDARTTENPVFVGSVKTNIGHLEGAAGVAGLIKGVLTTEKGRIPPNINFEHGNPEIDFENWKVKVPTDLTEWPVNGPRRTSVNCFGFGGTNAHAVLDEPAAYLAERGILANHNSVHDNNTQTLQNKDGSEGYATPKLFVFSSNERKGVSRLMDTHLEHITSLTNLTEAEADNYAYTLGCRRSTMDWKGFAVANSFQDLTAKLFSTDEMSFLRSSRESKPKLGFVFCGQGAQWAQMSRELLVFDVFRESITAASDYLKSLGSKFDLFEEVMKTKEESCIQDPQISQPSTTAVQVALVDLLRSFNITPSSVVGHSSGEIAAAYASTAITSEAAWALAYHRGQSASFLKTVAPRLKGAMCAARMTSSEANQYLENRDGGSDLQIACINSPQSVTISGDRSDVLHMRDELKSRQVLCKILDVDIAYHSRHMRLIEDSYMDSIKSILPEGVTENIPFFSSVYGELLPQEQLNPSYWADNLVSTVQFASAVKAMMGADSRPDVLIELSPKATLKSALLEIISEHSPGFEPAYLPLILRDKDSAITTFQAIGEIWARGHPVDMLKVVSKGADAQPCKTLVDLPSYPWNHSKTFWHESHTCTEHRFRKFGRLDLIGSPSPDATTFEPRWRGFFRISENPWIQDHRVQKTIVYPAAGMVTMALEAASQLSQDMEDVLGFHLTGLRIERAMIIPSSAYGLEYSLNLKQLPTKTGADPEWEFAIYSKPEDGPWIRHADGNIGVRRQTGALPFATSGHAQRYTEIRLLCDKSLPPRQLYEVLDVVGLNYGPCFQNVVAISTYQNSCVSKVRVPDTKSKMPANFEHPHVIHPATLDAMFQTLFAIDSKPMVPSSIESIFVSATIPHGAGYDFTGFATAERHGLRDATGSVVMVSDEDNWDAPCVVVDGLHFTALSNPSVEDGGFIPNHRNLCSEIVWREDYTTAAAEDFSDVLSLMAHKCPSLSVLQCGGNMQLAHKVLDILSEGVTMRLSRYTVTDMNTFSAIEKAYEKSPIHRLLEFRSSANVREHHARYNLIIRARDSDFGFNEASRLVLPEGVLLNEVSPPMTPTSTDSMVETQLALEDPSYLRWSYNAEPDNVIHCDVLDQHFEASLFVDKPDCAKSPEVLIILPNASDPLVGGLAKSLSDVLLERGFRVSIGTQHGSDPKGKTCIALLEVSGSFVYEWSEEMFCYFHSLQDAAHSLLWVTRGANRRPTNPRNAPIIALARTILSEDPQKTIITLDLNESTSLASCTLPKTVEWVLDSMLNGSGEAEFAEEGGQLYIPRLMPLKDLNKMIENDSHAEIVRQAIFDHLKPMAGYQMVISKPGIADDSFHFVESSNTSGIGPYEVEIQTLNAALHLNDLHTAMGRTSDNKLGLDVLGIVNKIGSKVKDIRCGEQVLAIVPGAFKAVHRVDQGFVKPAPPPYECCQYTPSDLIAACYALCSVGRLTRKKRVFIHAGASSYGQAAIRVATLIGAEVFATVLGEGSEAQRATLIDAHRLPKDHILDANGDSFVADILRVGKVNVLYNPTQEHTAVSFKCVKPSGCVVQLAHNAGPAVSVPVTATTYVKLDLGLLLEEDPELVKSLFSIVDHFVCDYLRKSASLQCQPVHRFPMSNFKDAFTQIEREPYHGLTMMEANQDTLVRVAREVQSRSLAEVIDPDGTYVLAGGLGGLGRSIAKLLANNGAKKLVFLSRSGGGADAQAFVNSLDGVDAKAIAVDITDRKALEALLPALGKISGVVQCAAVIRDALFEKMSHADWTAAFRPKAVGAINLVDVLGPGLSAPGKADRSDLCGPWFLFLSSASGVIGNRGQANYAAANAVQDALAQSLPRAVSLDLGPVLEAGMLVEDEETLAKLRGAGFYGIRHRDFLTMVERAITGEVVKGVATPAQIVSGVGTGGLIRQNNPGDPFWSRSAMYSYMNTVDMPVTAPEEEYSGNGGLPSEVDVKRMLAACSDTEAAADIICTGLVQLMAKAMTLLPEEVDPERAPSAYGVDSLVAVGVRN, from the exons ATGGAGGACATTGCCATCATTGGCATGGCCTGTCGATTCCCCGGCAATGCGACCTCACCGGAGAAGCTGTGGGAGATGATGGTCCAAAAAAAGTCGGCGTGGTCAGAGTTTCCCGGGAACCGCCTCAATATTGACGGATATTATCATCCGAGTGGCGACCGCCAGGGCAGT ATCTCTTTTCGAGGCGCCCACTTCATCAAGGACGACATTGCAGCTTTTGACGCATCTGTAA CTGGTCTTCGCATGGAAGATCTCAGGGGCAGCCCTACAGCCGTCTACGTTGGCTCGTTCGTGAAGG ACTACGAGCAGATTTGTCTGCGTGATATGGATTGGCAGCCTCAGTATGCCGCTACAGGCACTGGAAATGCCCTAATGTCCAACCGCGTGTCCTACACGTACGACTTCAAAGGACCAAGCATGACGATTGACACCGGATGCAGTGGAAGCCTCGTGGCCGTCCACCTGGCCGCTCAAGCTCTTCGAGCCGGCGATTGTTCTATA GCTCTCGCTGCGGGCGCTGGTCTCATATTCACACCCAATACCATGATGCCCATGACGGCACTCAACTTCCTCAGCCCGGACGGCAAGTGTTTCGCCTTTGATTCCCGCGCCAATGGCTATGGCCGTGGCGAGGGCATCGGTTTTGTCGTCCTCAAAAAGATATCGGATGCAGTCCGAGACAATGACACCATCCGAGCTATAATCCGTGGCACCCATGTGAACCAAGACGGCTTGACCCCCG GTATCACGCTTCCGAGCAAGGAGGCTCAGGTGGCCAACATCCGCTCCCTTTACTCGAAACATAATCTGGACATGAAGCAAACCGCTTTCGTTGAATGCCACGGTACTGGAACCCAAGCCGGAGACTTTCGCGAACTCAAGGCCATTTCCGAGACATTTGGCGATGCAAGAACAACCGAGAATCCAGTCTTTGTAGGCTCGGTCAAGACAAACATTGGCCATCTTGAAGGTGCAGCCGGAGTCGCGGGGCTCATCAAAGGCGTCCTCACTACCGAGAAGGGCCGGATCCCGCCAAACATCAACTTTGAGCACGGAAATCCTGAAATCGACTTCGAGAACTGGAAAGTCAAG GTACCTACGGACCTGACAGAGTGGCCAGTCAATGGTCCTCGAAGAACCAGCGTCAACTGCTTTGGCTTCGGCGGCACTAACGCGCACGCCGTGCTCGATGAACCTGCTGCTTATCTCGCAGAGCGCGGTATCTTAGCCAACCATAACTCCGTTCATGACAACAACACACAAACCCTGCAGAATAAAGATGGTTCCGAGGGGTATGCAACTCCAAAGCTCTTTGTGTTCTCCTCCAACGAGCGCAAGGGTGTTTCTCGTCTAATGGACACTCACCTCGAACACATCACTAGCCTCACGAACTTGACTGAGGCTGAGGCTGACAACTACGCTTACACCCTGGGATGCCGTCGTTCAACCATGGATTGGAAAGGTTTTGCTGTAGCGAATTCTTTCCAAGATCTCACGGCGAAGCTATTTTCAACGGACGAGATGAGCTTTCTTCGATCCAGTCGTGAGAGCAAGCCGAAGCTTGGTTTCGTCTTTTGCGGTCAAGGGGCACAGTGGGCTCAGATGAGCCGAGAACTCTTAGTTTTTGATGTCTTCAGAGAGAGCATCACGGCAGCTTCAGACTACCTCAAGTCTCTCGGAAGCAAGTTTGATCTCTTTGAGGAGGTCATGAAGACCAAGGAAGAGTCATGCATTCAAGACCCCCAGATTTCGCAGCCGTCAACGACTGCAGTGCAGGTGGCGCTTGTCGACCTGCTGCGGTCTTTCAACATCACCCCCAGCAGCGTCGTGGGGCACTCCTCGGGAGAGATTGCTGCTGCATACGCATCGACCGCCATCACCAGCGAGGCAGCCTGGGCGCTTGCGTATCATCGTGGACAGAGCGCTTCTTTTCTCAAGACCGTCGCCCCACGTCTTAAGGGCGCAATGTGTGCTGCCAGAATGACAAGCTCCGAAGCCAACCAATACCTCGAGAACCGCGACGGGGGCAGTGATCTCCAGATTGCATGCATCAATAGCCCCCAGTCAGTCACCATCTCCGGCGACCGCAGTGATGTTCTCCATATGCGAGATGAGCTCAAGTCCCGCCAAGTCCTATGCAAGATTCTGGATGTCGACATCGCCTACCACTCGAGGCACATGAGATTGATCGAGGACAGTTACATGGACTCCATTAAGTCTATCCTACCAGAAGGCGTTACCGAGAACattcccttcttctcgtccgtTTACGGAGAACTGCTCCCGCAAGAACAGCTTAATCCTTCGTACTGGGCGGACAACCTGGTTTCTACAGTGCAGTTCGCCTCTGCCGTGAAAGCCATGATGGGTGCGGATAGTCGACCAGATGTTCTGATTGAGCTGAGCCCCAAAGCAACTCTGAAATCGGCGCTCCTAGAGATCATCTCTGAGCACAGTCCTGGATTTGAGCCGGCGTATCTTCCACTCATTCTGCGAGACAAGGACTCCGCAATCACCACGTTTCAGGCCATTGGTGAGATCTGGGCTCGAGGTCACCCGGTTGATATGCTCAAGGTCGTCTCCAA GGGTGCCGACGCACAACCTTGTAAAACGCTCGTCGACTTGCCTTCTTACCCCTGGAATCACTCAAAAACGTTCTGGCACGAGTCCCACACGTGCACTGAGCATCGCTTTCGGAAATTTGGCCGTCTGGACCTGATCGGGTCCCCTTCTCCGGATGCCACCACTTTCGAGCCCAGATGGAGGGGGTTCTTCCGCATCTCGGAAAACCCTTGGATCCAGGATCATCGAGTCCAGAAAACCATCGTCTATCCAGCGGCCGGCATGGTTACTATGGCTCTCGAAGCCGCGAGTCAACTATCTCAAGACATGGAAGATGTTCTAGGCTTTCATCTTACCGGCCTGCGAATAGAAAGAGCAATGATAATTCCGTCATCGGCCTATGGTCTTGAGTACTCACTCAATTTGAAGCAGCTTCCCACCAAGACGGGCGCCGATCCAGAATGGGAGTTTGCGATTTACTCAAAACCGGAGGATGGCCCTTGGATTCGacacgccgacggcaacaTCGGGGTTAGACGACAGACTGGAGCTTTGCCCTTTGCCACCAGCGGACACGCACAGAGGTATACGGAGATTCGACTTCTTTGCGACAAGTCACTCCCGCCTCGACAGCTCTACGAGGTTTTGGACGTTGTTGGCCTCAACTACGGCCCATGCTTCCAGAACGTGGTCGCCATTTCGACTTACCAGAATTCCTGCGTCAGCAAAGTCCGCGTCCCTGATACCAAGTCCAAGATGCCTGCCAACTTTGAGCACCCTCATGTCATTCATCCCGCGACCCTCGACGCCATGTTCCAAACTCTCTTCGCCATCGACAGCAAGCCCATGGTCCCGTCATCGATTGAGAGTATCTTCGTCTCCGCAACGATTCCTCACGGCGCTGGCTACGATTTCACAGGGTTTGCCACGGCCGAGAGACATGGCCTCCGCGATGCAACCGGCTCCGTCGTCATGGTGTCGGACGAGGACAACTGGGATGCACCATGTGTTGTGGTCGATGGCCTGCACTTCACTGCCCTCTCGAACCCTTCGGTGGAAGACGGTGGTTTCATCCCGAATCATCGAAATCTATGCTCCGAGATCGTTTGGAGGGAAGACTACACTACGGCTGCGGCTGAGGACTTCTCCGATGTACTCTCGCTGATGGCCCATAAGTGCCCGTCATTATCTGTTCTGCAGTGCGGCGGCAACATGCAGCTTGCCCATAAAGTCCTGGACATCCTTTCCGAAGGCGTCACCATGCGGCTGTCTCGTTACACAGTAACCGACATGAACACCTTCTCTGCCATTGAAAAAGCATACGAGAAGTCTCCGATACATAGATTACTGGAATTTCGAAGCAGTGCTAATGTAAGGGAGCACCATGCTCGATACAACCTCATCATCAGGGCCAGAGATTCAGACTTTGGCTTCAACGAGGCGAGCCGCCTTGTTCTACCTGAAGGTGTTCTTCTCAACGAGGTCTCGCCACCCATGACGCCAACCAGCACCGACTCAATGGTCGAGACCCAGCTAGCATTGGAAGATCCCAGCTATCTACGTTGGTCCTACAACGCAGAGCCTGACAACGTCATCCACTGCGACGTGTTGGATCAGCACTTTGAGGCCAGTCTCTTTGTTGACAAGCCCGATTGTGCCAAATCGCCCGAAGTTCTCATCATTCTGCCTAACGCATCCGATCCCTTGGTGGGAGGATTGGCGAAGTCTCTGAGTGATGTTCTTCTGGAAAGGGGCTTCAGAGTTAGTATCGGTACCCAGCACGGATCCGACCCCAAGGGCAAGACTTGCATCGCCCTTCTCGAAGTTTCCGGCAGCTTCGTCTATGAATGGTCAGAGGAAATGTTTTGTTACTTCCACAGTCTGCAAGACGCGGCCCATAGCCTTTTGTGGGTGACCCGAGGCGCGAACCGACGTCCTACAAACCCTCGAAACGCTCCGATCATCGCGCTCGCTCGAACAATTCTCTCCGAAGATCCTCAGAAGACCATCATCACTCTCGATTTGAATGAGAGCACTTCTCTAGCTTCATGCACCCTGCCGAAGACCGTGGAATGGGTGCTGGATTCAATGCTGAACGGATCTGGCGAGGCAGAGTTCGCTGAAGAGGGAGGGCAACTCTACATTCCGCGACTGATGCCACTGAAAGATCTGAACAAGATGATCGAGAATGATTCGCACGCTGAGATTGTCCGGCAAGCCATTTTCGACCACCTCAAACCCATGGCCGGTTACCAAATGGTCATCTCCAAGCCGGGCATTGCCGATGATAGCTTCCACTTCGTCGAAAGTTCGAACACGTCTGGGATTGGCCCCTACGAGGTTGAGATTCAGACACTCAATGCTGCCCTACACCTCAATGACCTACACACTGCAATGGGAAGGACTTCAGATAACAAGCTGGGTCTCGATGTGCTGGGAATCGTCAACAAAATCGGCTCCAAGGTGAAAGACATCCGCTGTGGCGAGCAGGTTCTGGCCATCGTCCCCGGCGCTTTCAAGGCGGTCCACCGTGTCGACCAGGGCTTCGTCAAGCCTGCGCCGCCCCCCTACGAGTGCTGTCAGTACACGCCCAGCGACCTGATCGCGGCGTGCTACGCATTGTGCAGTGTCGGCCGTCTCacgcggaagaagagggtgTTCATCCATGCCGGCGCGAGCTCGTACGGTCAAGCTGCCATTCGGGTGGCTACActcatcggcgccgaagTCTTTGCGACGGTTCTGGGCGAGGGCTCGGAAGCTCAGCGCGCGACTCTGATTGATGCCCACCGTCTTCCCAAGGACCACATTCTGGACGCCAACGGGGACTCATTCGTTGCCGATATCCTGAGAGTTGGAAAGGTCAACGTCCTTTACAACCCCACCCAAGAACACACTGCCGTCAGTTTTAAGTGTGTCAAGCCAT CCGGATGTGTCGTCCAGCTCGCCCACAATGCCGGTCCAGCCGTAAGCGTGCCCGTCACAGCCACAACATACGTCAAGCTCGACCTTGGTCTCCTCTTGGAGGAGGACCCAGAACTAGTCAAGAGCCTGTTCAGTATCGTGGACCACTTCGTCTGTGACTATCTGCGCAAAAGCGCCAGCCTGCAGTGCCAGCCGGTCCACCGATTCCCCATGTCCAATTTCAAGGACGCCTTCACACAGATCGAGAGAGAGCCATACCACGGCCTTACAATGATGGAGGCGAACCAGGATACGCTCGTACGTGTGGCCCGGGAGGTGCAAAGCCGGTCTCTCGCCGAGGTCATTGACCCTGACGGAACCTACGTCCTTGCCGGTGGCCTCGGAGGCCTTGGAAGGAGCATAGCGAAGCTACTTGCCAACAACGGCGCCAAAAAACTGGTGTTTCTATCAAGATCGGGCGGTGGTGCCGATGCCCAAGCCTTCGTCAACAGTCTCGACGGGGTTGATGCCAAGGCAATCGCGGTAGACATTACCGACCGGAAGGCTCTCGAGGCCCTCCTTCCGGCGCTGGGCAAGATCTCCGGAGTCGTTCAATGCGCTGCTGTCATCAGG GATGCTCTGTTCGAGAAGATGTCTCACGCCGACTGGACTGCAGCCTTCCGTCCAAAAGCAGTTGGCGCCATCAACCTCGTGGATGTCCTTGGCCCTGGTCTGTCCGCCCCCGGCAAGGCCGACCGCTCCGATCTGTGCGGCCCATGGTTCCTCTTTCTATCGAGTGCCTCGGGAGTCATCGGCAATCGCGGACAGGCCAACTACGCGGCTGCCAATGCCGTACAGGATGCTCTGGCCCAGTCACTCCCACGTGCCGTCtctctcgacctcggcccgGTCCTCGAGGCAGGCatgctggtcgaggacgaggaaacTCTGGCCAAGCTTCGGGGTGCAGGATTCTACGGAATTCGCCACCGGGACTTCCTCACGATGGTCGAGAGGGCCATCACAGGGGAGGTTGTCAAGGGCGTTGCCACGCCGGCACAGATCGTCTCGGGCGTCGGCACTGGCGGCTTAATCCGGCAAAACAACCCCGGCGATCCCTTCTGGTCCCGGTCGGCGATGTATTCCTACATGAATACCGTCGACATGCCTGTCACAGCGCCTGAAGAGGAGTAttccggcaacggcggcctcCCGAGCGAGGTGGACGTCAAGAGGATGCTCGCCGCGTGCTCCGACACGGAGGCAGCCGCGGACATCATCTGCACGGGCCTGGTGCAGCTGATGGCCAAGGCAATGACCCTCCTGCCGGAGGAGGTTGATCCGGAGCGGGCGCCGAGCGCGTACGGCGTCGATTCCCTTGTAGCTGTTGGCGTTCGGAACTAG